Proteins encoded together in one Procambarus clarkii isolate CNS0578487 chromosome 11, FALCON_Pclarkii_2.0, whole genome shotgun sequence window:
- the LOC123758406 gene encoding peritrophin-48-like, with protein sequence MIKRSLLIIVLAVVSTALMVQKDACDPDCTGKTILDEVPDPMNCTTYYICLGDGIPTDHSVPCPDGQYFNPDKPGCDVMPPDGCQAACHPPDCSITCKGSFTFIRDPFDCGTYYICIAGQPAQTLHCNTGTFFNGETCVSDKEVCCTVSCDPYCHPGIVQIPDPTDCTKYYICTQTGPVNPSFHYTCDSEQYFDYKIGRCASGTSCKNLCSEGLSTTPPNSAEATRTPQTTPPSTD encoded by the coding sequence GTCGTGTCCACCGCCTTGATGGTCCAGAAGGACGCCTGTGATCCTGACTGTACTGGGAAAACTATTTTAGATGAAGTCCCTGACCCCATGAACTGCACCACCTATTACATCTGTCTGGGGGACGGAATACCTACAGACCACTCTGTGCCCTGCCCGGACGGTCAATATTTTAACCCAGATAAACCAGGATGTGACGTCATGCCTCCGGACGGTTGTCAAGCCGCCTGTCATCCTCCAGACTGCTCCATCACTTGCAAAGGCTCCTTCACCTTCATCCGTGATCCATTCGACTGTGGAACATACTATATTTGTATTGCTGGTCAACCAGCACAGACACTTCACTGTAACACAGGCACCTTCTTCAACGGTGAGACCTGCGTCAGTGACAAGGAAGTTTGCTGCACAGTCTCGTGTGATCCGTACTGTCACCCTGGGATCGTGCAGATCCCAGACCCCACAGACTGCACCAAGTACTACATATGCACTCAGACAGGACCAGTGAACCCAAGCTTCCACTATACTTGTGATAGCGAACAATACTTTGACTATAAAATTGGTCGATGTGCCTCAGGTACTTCCTGTAAAAACCTCTGCTCTGAAGGATTGTCTACAACACCACCAAACTCAGCAGAAGCAACCAGAACTCCACAAACCACTCCACCAAGCACCGACTGA